The Magnetospirillum sp. WYHS-4 genome contains a region encoding:
- the rpsN gene encoding 30S ribosomal protein S14, with protein MAKTSAIERNKKRERLVKKFAAKRAKLKALAKDTNLSPEDRFAARLKLAELPRNSAPGRVRLRCELSGRSRGNYRKLKLSRIAVRDLASMGQIPGMVKASW; from the coding sequence ATGGCTAAGACGAGCGCCATCGAGCGGAACAAGAAGCGGGAACGCTTGGTCAAGAAGTTCGCTGCGAAGCGGGCGAAGCTGAAGGCCTTGGCCAAGGACACCAATTTGTCGCCGGAAGACCGGTTCGCGGCGCGGCTCAAGCTTGCCGAGCTGCCGCGCAATTCGGCGCCGGGGCGGGTGCGACTGCGGTGCGAGCTGTCGGGACGATCCCGCGGCAACTACCGCAAGCTGAAGCTGTCCCGTATCGCCGTGCGCGACCTGGCCTCGATGGGCCAGATCCCGGGCATGGTCAAGGCCAGCTGGTAG
- the rplF gene encoding 50S ribosomal protein L6 — protein sequence MSRIGKHPVKIPGGVTVEVRGNTVAVKGKQGELAHAFNDDVEITSGSGEVIVKPRTDSLRSRKMWGTARAVIGNMVKGVNDGFTRNLDINGVGYRAAMQGKDLVLQLGYSHEVRYPVPAGLTIVCPDQTHIVIKGADKQKVGQAAAEIRSYRGPEPYKGKGIKYDDETILRKEGKKK from the coding sequence ATGTCGCGCATCGGCAAGCACCCCGTGAAGATCCCCGGCGGCGTGACCGTCGAGGTCAGGGGCAACACAGTCGCCGTGAAGGGCAAGCAGGGCGAACTCGCCCACGCCTTCAACGACGACGTCGAAATCACCAGCGGCAGCGGCGAGGTGATCGTCAAGCCGCGCACCGACTCGTTGCGTTCCCGCAAGATGTGGGGAACTGCGCGCGCCGTGATCGGGAATATGGTCAAGGGCGTCAACGACGGCTTCACCCGCAACCTGGACATCAACGGCGTTGGCTACCGCGCCGCGATGCAGGGCAAGGACCTGGTGCTGCAACTCGGCTACAGCCACGAGGTACGCTATCCGGTTCCGGCCGGCCTGACCATCGTCTGCCCGGACCAGACCCATATCGTCATCAAGGGTGCCGACAAGCAGAAGGTGGGACAGGCGGCGGCGGAAATCCGCTCCTACCGCGGTCCCGAGCCCTACAAGGGCAAGGGCATCAAGTATGACGACGAGACGATCCTCCGCAAGGAAGGCAAGAAGAAGTAA
- the rpsH gene encoding 30S ribosomal protein S8, whose amino-acid sequence MSMTDPLGDMLTRIRNGQQARKPTIEAPASRLRASVLDVLQREGYIRGYSEHQVRDGVREFTIELKYQEGAPVIQRITRVSTPGRRVYSKIKDLPRVYNGLGISILSTPRGVLSDAEAREQNVGGEVLCQVF is encoded by the coding sequence ATGTCGATGACCGATCCCTTGGGCGATATGCTCACCCGCATCCGCAACGGACAGCAGGCACGCAAGCCGACCATAGAGGCTCCGGCCTCGAGGCTGCGCGCTTCGGTGCTGGACGTGCTGCAGCGGGAGGGTTATATCCGCGGCTACTCCGAACATCAGGTGCGCGACGGGGTGCGGGAGTTCACCATCGAACTCAAGTACCAGGAAGGCGCCCCGGTGATCCAGCGGATCACCCGCGTCTCGACGCCGGGTCGCCGGGTCTACTCCAAGATCAAGGACCTGCCGCGGGTCTACAACGGGCTGGGTATTTCCATCCTGTCCACGCCGCGGGGCGTGCTCTCGGATGCCGAGGCGCGCGAGCAGAACGTGGGCGGCGAAGTGCTGTGCCAGGTCTTTTGA